In Acholeplasma equirhinis, the following proteins share a genomic window:
- a CDS encoding alpha/beta fold hydrolase has protein sequence MLINQSMIYTENQTVTKAKATVIITHGIALHSVYYRKLADLLNEGGYNVVLYDVRGHGKSQGKRGDIKSVFNFTDDLYQLVLDTKKSFDLPVYLLGHSMGGIITNLYSTLHDDYDGSIILASPTEPTSLGPFNVIPYQLFGFLKFKTDFNDDRLSHFPPSDNLDPYALKYFTLRLTGNIMRTGIKLLNKNVDKIKKPILIVHGTEDKLVDYSQSQNFMKKLGNIDKTLKLIDGGYHNLQHDTVTEEVAQTIIDWLNKQVKK, from the coding sequence ATGTTAATTAACCAATCCATGATATATACAGAAAATCAAACTGTTACCAAAGCAAAGGCAACAGTTATTATTACGCACGGAATTGCATTACACTCTGTTTATTATAGAAAACTAGCAGACTTATTAAATGAAGGTGGCTACAACGTTGTATTATATGATGTTCGTGGTCATGGAAAATCCCAAGGTAAAAGAGGGGATATTAAGTCTGTTTTTAATTTCACAGATGATTTATATCAATTAGTTTTAGACACTAAGAAGAGTTTTGATTTACCAGTTTATCTATTAGGACATTCGATGGGTGGCATCATTACGAATTTATATTCGACTTTACATGATGATTATGATGGATCGATTATTCTTGCAAGTCCAACTGAACCAACAAGTTTAGGACCATTCAATGTAATTCCATATCAACTATTTGGTTTCTTGAAATTTAAAACGGATTTTAATGATGATCGATTATCACATTTTCCACCTTCAGATAATTTAGATCCTTATGCACTCAAATATTTCACTTTAAGATTAACTGGAAATATCATGAGAACTGGTATTAAATTATTAAATAAAAATGTCGATAAAATAAAAAAACCAATACTTATTGTGCATGGCACGGAAGATAAGTTGGTTGATTATTCACAAAGCCAAAATTTCATGAAGAAATTGGGCAATATTGATAAGACTTTAAAGTTAATTGATGGTGGTTATCATAATTTACAGCACGATACTGTGACTGAAGAAGTTGCTCAAACAATTATTGATTGGTTAAATAAACAAGTTA